The following proteins come from a genomic window of Heptranchias perlo isolate sHepPer1 chromosome 14, sHepPer1.hap1, whole genome shotgun sequence:
- the LOC137332628 gene encoding F-BAR and double SH3 domains protein 2-like, which translates to MQFIGQSTLGEGWTFRNTNKLKAASRLELLRQAGLEVDTWLASTMKQAREELERERKLSEARVSNGGLTPEFDELDFTDFEEFDDNSEIFDEPSGSMLVSAPRVYPQLCKVLYSYQTWQSDELTITLDEQLEVIEDGDMEDWVKARNNSGQIGYVPEKYLQFLGGTSLTSRIPAVTSGDVLSYSSSSGSAEHELMGSGPEQAEAGECLARALYDYEGQSAEELNFPEGAIIKVLHTGEHGVDDGFWEGELNGRVGVFPSLVVELLSAEREELDSEMDPTSLSPPPFSPPEPDCDSLAFHRVGFAQQASPSNCVSGDQKEESQSLEPVLETQAGRLRPIRAAPPPPSPNPLSQQDTDEFLV; encoded by the exons atgcagtttattggacaaagtactctgGGAGAAGGCTGGACATTCCGCAAT ACGAACAAGCTGAAGGCGGCTTCACGCCTGGAGCTGCTGCGTCAGGCGGGGCTGGAGGTAGACACGTGGCTGGCCAGCACCATGAAGCAAGCAAGAgaggagctggagagagagaggaagctgAGCGAGGCCAGAGTGTCAAATGGAGGCCTGACTCCCGAG TTTGACGAGTTAGATTTCACTGATTTCGAGGAGTTTGATGACAACAGTGAGATCTTTGATGAGCCCAGTGGGTCGATGCTGGTCAGTGCCCCCCGAGTGTACCCCCAGCTCTGTAAAGTACTCTACAGTTACCAG ACTTGGCAGTCCGACGAACTGACCATCACTCTGGATGAGCAGCTGGAGGTGATTGAAGATGGCGACATGGAGGATTGGGTGAAG GCTCGGAATAACTCCGGCCAGATCGGCTACGTTCCGGAGAAGTATCTCCAGTTTTTGGGCGGGACCAGTCTGACCAGCAGGATCCCAGCGGTCACTTCCGGTGACGTCTTGTCCTACTCTTCGTCCAGTGGCTCCGCAGAGCACGAACTGATGGGCAGCGGGCCGGAGCAGGCCGAGGCTGGAG AGTGCTTGGCCAGAGCTTTGTACGATTACGAGGGGCAGAGTGCGGAGGAGCTGAATTTCCCCGAGGGAGCCATTATCAAGGTCCTTCACACTGGAGAGCACGGAGTGGACGATGGATTCTGGGAAGGAGAACTGAATGGCCGAGTCGGAGTTTTCCCTTCCTTGGTCGTTGAGTTGCTGAGTGCGGAAAGGGAGGAGCTGGACTCGGAGATG GATCCCACTTCACTCTCCCCTCCTCCGTTCTCTCCTCCTGAGCCTGACTGCGATTCGCTGGCGTTTCACAGGGTGGGATTCGCACAGCAAGCATCGCCGAGCAACTGTG TTTCTGGCGACCAAAAGGAGGAATCACAGAGTCTGGAACCTGTTCTCGAGACGCAGGCTGGACGACTTAGACCA ATTCGAGCTGCCCCACCTCCACCATCACCGAACCCACTCTCCCAACAGGATACAGACGAATTCCTGGTCTGA